The genomic segment CCTCCTGGGCATTCCTCAGGATGTTACTCACAGCCATGTCTGCTGTACCCTGAAGCTCCTTGTCTGTCTCAGAATTGGGCGTGGGGGGCTGCCTGCCCCAGAGCCTCCCCTTTGGCTCAGAGCTCCGCCAGTGGAACGTCTCAAAGACGATCTTCAGCACCCCTGACCCGCGGAAGGAGCAGTTGGATGATTCTGGACTGTAGATCCTGAGCAGAGCTATCGCTGGCAGGAGGAACGCATAGGACATGTCCTCCAGGTCCTCTATGGTCACATTCTTAGAAAGAAATACGGAAAACAACCATTTTTAAATGACAGCATTTCCTCTTAGTCTTTAAGTTacacgtttttgttgttgttggcatGATTAGTCGGTAAAGAAGTAGAAATGGGGTAAAGAAGAAAAAATGTGGGACTTACCTTTTGTTTGAGGAACTTCCTGATGCGCTTTCTCTGActagaaaacaaacaaacatcagGAATCATTGGTTAGTAGACTGGCAACTAGATTCCATTTTTCTACTGCACATAACACGGTTCAGAGCAGGACTCACGGGTGAGACTTCAGGAAGTCCTCTAGAGAGGACGCCTCCTCTACGTTCTCAGGTGTCATCTCACGGGGTGTGTCCGCCAGAGAAGTGGTATCGGAGGTGACATCACTCTCTGGGGTCTCTGGGGTCAGGGGGTCATCAACAGATGGAGAGGAGTTCATTCTCACCTCATCCTCAGGTGTCATGGGGCCTGGTGGCACTGAAAGAGAAGAGAATCAGAATTACCACCGAACAAGCTAGTAACCATGGCAACGATGAAttgtttttaaaagttaatttatctCAGAGAATATAGTGGTGAGTTTTTGGACAGAGCACATATTTGCGCGAAAATTGGATGAATTGACAATCTAGCTGCCTAAATTCGTGGAGAAGACCATTGTGAGGATTCGCCGGACAATCGCATATTTCCAGTCCAGTTGGTCTGGTCTAGAACGGCTTCATCACTGGAACACGACCACACAAAGCCTGCTAGAAAAACGATGGCGAATGACTCGATGCAAGTAAgtgtctcctgtagctcagttggtagagcatggcgcttgcatcgccagggttgtgggttcgtttcccacggggggccagtatgaaaaatgtatgcacccactaactgtaagttgctctggataagagcgtctgctaaatgacaaaaatgtcaatgtaaatataACGATTCTATTGAATAACCACTGTGTCACCTGTTGTCTCCACTTTAGTCACTTTAGTGCCCTTCTTGATAGCTGGCAGGACACCTACAGAAAGAGGAGAGTCGAAGTATGATGTGATGCTTGAAGGGGCATACATGTATAACTCATAGTCCTTCCACCATATATCCTTTTAGAATTCTATCAATAAATCCACGTTTTTTGGAAGTGGTGATCAATACTCACTGTAACTGGTTGTTGGAGATAGAAGAGGTGGAGGCAGTGCCAACACACCAACTACTTGGTGGCTTGGTTTTTTCACCCCTGCCTTAGCCTCCCTAGCCCTTCTAGCCTTGATAGCCTCTCTGGCCTTCTTTTCTGCCTTGGCCATCTTGGCCTCTCGGCTGGGCCTGGGGCCATGTGGGGGCTTTGGCACAAGGTTCTGAGACAAATAACAACAGTGGGAAAATCATATCACCATAGAAACCACCTCTTTCACCATAGGCATGATGGTACTGAGTGACATGTCACATAAGGGTTAACCTTAGAATTAGAATTAGAATTAAAATCAGAATTCCAATATAATTAGTTCTAACTAGTAGGTGACCCATGTGTCTTACTGGCGTCATTATCTCGTTGCAAACTGGTTTTCAACACGTCATATTACtagattacaaccaactgatcTCCGTTACAACCAgacgttttgcaacagaactaAAAGCCGTTTCTTACCTTTAGGGGGGCGTCCTTGGGGCAATCTACCAGGGATGGCAGCCTTAGTCCATCATGGCCAGTGGCATGGACGTCTGTCTGGAGCACCTGCTCTCCAGGACTAGCTTGGAGGGTCCCAGCCTGGGGTAGAGGAACATAAGGAAATACATTTAACTTGAGCCCTCCATTATTATGCCCACTTTTCCAACAATAAATCATATCAATCCGTTTTTACAGCATATAGGCTATACTACCAAGAAGATAGCCTCATTACATATCAAGAGAGAGAGCCCCAGAATAAACAAGCATTTTTTTTCACTTATGAGACTCACTTTTAGAAGAATTCTTCTCAACCGTTTATGATTTCTATCCATTGTGCTTTCAGGCACCCTTCAGATTGGacctgaaatttgaaaaaattaacaattacatttaaaaatacatttacattttatttttataaaatccTGGCCAGTTTTGCTGTACTCACACATAATTTCTTCTTTGTCCACTCAAAGTAACTTATTTGAACATGAGGATGACTGTCCTTTGCAAATCATCAACTCAACTGAGACAAAAGTAGGCACTGAACCTTTTCTTGAGTTCGTTTACGTCATAGGCTCCTAGATTACGTCATGCCATTGTACATGATTATGTCAACTAACACAGCGCAGAGCGACCACTCCGGGAAATTAATGCATTGTTTCTGATCACATACGAAATCTCTAAAAAAGTTTACAATGTAACCCAATTCACTTTGGTTCATTGAGGTTTTATCGTATTTAATGGATAAATGTTGCCCTCTTTTGACAATAACTGAAATAGTCAGGAATTAAAGTCGCTATCATCAGTCTGCACTCTGCACACTCCCACTGTTGGACTTTTAATAGCTACAGTTAAAATAACATCTATTTAGTGTCAATAATGTGGAACAATCAAATTATTATagtcaaataaatcaaatcattGATGGGTTTGGTGAGGGAAGACAGATGTGGTAAGCTGATATGATCAGGGCAGGCCCACATATTGCCAATTATGAATAAATGTTTTAAGCCAAATGCCTATTTGTTCAAGACAGTCATTGTTACCCCTATGCCCAAAATGCCTCATATGGCTTCATGTCACACATCTATCATAATGTATACAAACTGGATGAATGCAGGCTGTTTGTTTGTAAATGTTGTATTGTATATATTATGTAtatgattattatttttaattattgTTTCATTCACTTATCTTTTTGACCTGCATTGTTGGAGTTCAGAgcttaagaatttcactgtaaccTGCAATTACATCTGCGACCCTATGTATGTGACTAATAAACTAATCTAATCTAAATTCAGACATCATTTCTGGAAGATGAAACCTAGTCATACGTAGCTATAATTTACATTATTGCTGAATAAGGCTATCACAGTGTACTTTTTTCATGCCAGTGTTGTCAAACGAGAGATGATGCCCACAATTAAGTTTAGGGGAGCTGGTGAAATCCTGCCATTTTTGCTGGCATTTTCAAGATCGGCATTTGAATAGGCTAGTTTTCAGACCGGTTTGGGGAGATTGTCTTAAAAATGTACCAATAGTGGCTACGAATAAAGTAACCCAGCGTTTCCGGACGAAAGTATTTGAGGACTTCCCCTGTGAACGTAGCTAGCAGTGATACTCGAAGCCGATTTGAATTAACACCGAAAAGTAAGTGTATTTTAATTGCATAACAAATGCACTGTATTGAGTAATTTTCAATATCTGCATGGATTGTAAAATTGAAACATCTATTTCTCTTTCCATAACGCCCAAAAATAGCAGCCATGTTCGAGTATATTTGTGTTGTAATCTTTGCTAAAACCTTGTGCGATCTGGCTAGCTAACACATTTAGCATTGCGTCGAGCTAGTACTAGCACGGTCATGTCAGTTAGCAGTTAACTTATGCTAGCAGTGTGTCGCAGGTTGGTTCCGAGAATTACATTAGGTcaagttacatttacgtcatttagcagacgctcttatccagagcgactaagtTAGACCCTAGAAATGTCTTACTCGTTATTAATTTGAGCCAACGTTATTTCTGAATATGCACCTTGCATTTTGAACCTATTATGGACCTTATAGCACTTTGCTGCCACAAAGTTTGAATGAGAGGAGACGGCTGCCATTGTTTGTGCGGAGAGTGAGGCATGACTCCCTGTTCAACTTGATTGAATCGGGCAACTGGCTAACTAACGTTACAGGGTGGTCGCTGGTCCAATCCTTGTTTCTAGCTAGGTAAATTGTTATGATTATTTTGCATACTATCCAACTTTGGCGGTGACAAGCGGTGCTGTGAGTGCGGCCTGCTACTAGCATTATTAGCAGCTAGCCAATGCTATGTAGGAATACATGTTAGACCAGCTTTTCCCAAACTCGAACCtagggaccccaaggggtgcacgttttggtttttgccgtAGCACTATACAGCTGATTTCAAATAATGAaatcatcatcaagctttgattgaTAGATGGTGAGGAATTCTATATAGATTATTGAATTGGCATTTCAATTTACCTTCTGAATTTACTGTATTGTTGATACAGCCCCCCAACTAGTCTCCAGTCTTTCCTAGTTTCAACTAACACAACTACTCCTTCTGTAGCATGGCAGAGAACGACGTTGACAACGAGCTGTTGGACTATGAAGAGGATGAGGAGCCACAGGTTGCCCCAGAGACTGCCACACCAGCGGGCAAGAAGGAGGTAAAGGGCTCTTACGTTTCCATCCACAGCTCCGGCTTCCGAGACTTCCTGCTCAAACCAGAGCTGCTCCGCGCCATTGTCGACTGTGGATTTGAACATCCCTCTGAAGGTGAGTCTCACAGGCACTGCCCACCTTCAACCAAGGACCGTCTCTGACTTAGTTTGTTCTatgtgtgtctcaaatggcaccctattcccgatttTAGtctaatacttttgaccagggcccatggggctttggtcaaaagtagtgcgctatatatgggccctggtcgaaagtaATCCACtatatagggtgtcatttgggactcgaACTATGAGTTATACATGTATGCCCCTTCAAGCATCACATCATACTTCTGACTTTTGTTTCTGTCTTTCAGTCCAACACGAGTGCATCCCACAGGCCATCCTGGGCATGGACATCCTGTGCCAGGCCAAGTCTGGTATGGGCAAGACAGCTGTGTTTGTACTGGCCACCCTGCAGCAGATTGAGCCCGTGGACGGGCAggtgagtggttgaaaaatgaaatTCACCTCTACATTGTGGAAGCAGCCATTTCAATGGAGAATCCAATGAGTGCTTTTTAGTTGAGGAATAGGCTAAATCTGTATCTGGGAAACCACCCCTTAGAGACAAGGGGCGTGGAGGGAGACTTGCATAAGAAAGTGTTTACTTCTAATCGCCAACACTATTGCAGTCTGAATTTGTTCTCCTTTTAATCCCACTGTTTACACAGCGCTTTTCTATTGGAtaatcttgtgtgtgtgtgccttttgtTTCTCTGATGTCCAGAGAGCTCTGTATTAAACATCCTGCCCTACCTCTCTCTCGGTCTACCAGGTGTCTGTGCTGGTGATGTGCCACACACGAGAGCTGGCCTTCCAGATCAGCAAAGAGTACGAGCGCTTCTCCAAGTACATGCCCACCGTCAAGGCGGCCGTGTTCTTCGGGGGCctgtccatcaagaaggacgagGACGTGCTGAAGAAGAACTGCCCCCACACCGGGGTCGGAACGCCCGGCCGCATCCTGGCCCTCATCCGCAACAAGACTCTCAACCTGAAGAACGTCAAGCACTTTGTCCTGGACGAGTGTGACAAGATGCTGGAGCAGCTGGGTGAGTAGGACAGGGGGGATGGTGCCAGATGTGTGAGAATGTGAGTGACGGGAGCAAGGAGTACGTTGAAACGTCAAAGATGAACGGTCAATTGAAAACATGtttcaatgtacactaccagtcaaaagtttggacacctttttctttattttttactagtttctacattgtagaataatagtgaagacatcaaaactatgaaataacacatggaatcatgtagtaacccaaaaaagtgttaaacaaatcaaaatatatttgagattcttcaaatagcacccttcacagagttcaagtaacagacacatctcaacatcaactgttcagaggagactgcgtgaatcgggccttcatggtcgaattgctggaaagaaaccactactaagaagagacctgcttgggccaagaaacatgagcaatggacattagaccggtggaaatgtgacctttggtctggagtccaaatggtatatttttggttccaactgccgtgtctttgtgagaagcggtgtgggtgaacagatgatctccatgtgtagttcccatcgtaaagcatggaggaggtgttatggtgtggggatgctttgctgttgacactgtctgtgatttatttagaattcagggcacacttaaccagcaaggctaccacagcattctgcagcgatacgccatccaatctggtttgggcttagtgggactataatttgtttttcaacagtccACAGGGTAGACAGAACCGTTCTCTTCCCCCTGTATGTAGGTGGTGATCTTTGTGAAGTCAGTTTAGCGCTGTGTGGCTCTGTCTCAGCTGCTGGTGGAGCAGAACTTCCCTGCCATCCACAGGGGCATGGCCCAGGAGGAGAGGTGGGTTCTGATGGAGGGGAATGCACTTGTTGAAATCTGAGAGTCTTTGATTGGTGTAAGCAGTATTGTGAAACATCCCCCTACCCTATCAAATATTACGATACTGCGTACACTTCAAATCCTCTCACTTTTCAACAAGTGCATAGGGTTTAGGGGTCGATTTGGGATTGGGTCTCTGCTTTCATTGGGAAATTCTGATTTGGGCAAAAGAATGTCCTCTCCTCGACTCCTCTCTCATCCGTAAACCGATAACCGGTCGAGTAGTGTGTCAATTAGTTAGTAGGCAAACAGAGGCGTGAGGAAGCACAAGTGTCCTTCGCGGAAGAGTTTTGAGATTTGCCACtccccctttgaatcagctgtttaCTCGACGGAGAAAAGCATGCACatatttaaaaacaatatgctacttattgttttatctataaaatgtctagCACAACTAACTAAATGTCTTACTACTTTACACGTTTAATTTGGGATTCCAcccagggcctaaaattaacacctgccaaatgcgggtagatttgGCATTGGCGGGTAAGATGTCTTTCACCAGCCTCGTTGGCaggtggtcagggctccacagtgtgagcatttcactcgcatttgtgaattaaaagtatgatcacattttatagtaaaataaatgctgcagtagctgttttcaaagtatttctgccattttgtttcatagctggtaaattaaGTCAAAGAACTACGAATTCTACATAGCCTATTCCACCTCGCACTGCAACACAGCCTGGCtggtctaatttacttgaaactgaagtctactgaagtgagactttgtccttgggtttcttggctatttgcattgttttgttcacaagctaggttgtttttctatgtttgagtttcaactgctagggaaCAGACAACTCTTCTATTGCTAGTCAGACtcaatataccacattacttcttacttgtaatacatttattgttttagaaacattacaaagcatgctcatccATTATTTTGTTGGTGTCATTTTAGCGGGGGTGTGGCTGGTAGATTTTtaaatctacctgccacagtggctggtgaaCCAAAACGTTTATTTTATGCCATTCCACCCCTGTAAACATTATTTGCATGATGACGCGCAAATGATGGAGTCTCATTTCATGCAAACGCATTTGTTTCCACATTTCCTCCCCTCGGTTACTTTTGACCTTTTTTCAAACGGAGGCGAGAGGACTGAGATGAGCAATCAAATTGAGAATCTTCCATTTACGTGCACGTTTTCTATAATAGCAGAAGCTGTTATCCGGAGGGACTGAACAATAACTTTCACTCAGACATGTTTGTTGGTCAGTTTGTGTACCCACAGGAGTGAAGCAGGAAGCATTATGCCTGTTCTACTCATTCTAAATCTATGAATGCCCCCCTTCCTCACCCAGGCTTTCCCGGTACCAGCAGTTCAAGGACTTCCAGAGGCGGATCCTGGTGGCCACCAACCTGTTTGGCCGAGGGATGGACATTGAGCGCGTCAACATTGTCTTCAACTATTACATGCCCGAGGATTCCGACACCTACCTGCACAGAGTGGCACGTGCCGGCAGGTTCGGGACGAAAGGTCTGGCCGTGACCTTTGTGTCCGACGAGACCGACGCCAAGACCCTGAACGATGTGCAGGACCGCTTCGAGGTCAACGAGGCAGAGCTCCCAGAAGAGATTGACATTTCCATCTACAGTAAGCTATATCCAACAAACTAGTCTAGCACTGATTTGGATTTCATGTGCTGCCGCAGTTCTTTTTCATGGTTTTTGTCCGAAATGTcaccctatgccctatatagggcactaccttTTACCAGAGCCACATAGGCTCTGATCagaagtagcgcactatataggaaatTGGATGCCATTTCAGACAGCCACGTTTTCACTTCTCATTTATTCCTTTGGGTTTTGGAAGATCCTTCATTAATACAGTGCTGCTTGCAATGCCAGTGCTGCTTGCAATTGTACCTTCAAAGGAAATGTTGAGCCACTTTAGAGCGTTTGATTATTACGTAGTCATGGGAGTATGTGGTCTgtatagctacagtggggggaaaaaagtatttagtcagccaccaattgtgcaagttctcccacttaaaaagaggcctgtaattttcattataggtacacgtcaactatgacagacaaattgagattttttttctccagaacatcacattgtaggatttttaatgcatttatttgcagattatggtggaaaataagtatttggtcacctacaaacctgtaacttcttctttaagaggctcctctgtcctccactcgttacctgtattaatggcacctgtttgaacttgttatcagtataaaagacacctgtccacaacctcaaacagtcacattccaaactccactatggccaagaccaaagagctgtcaaaggacaccagaaacaaaattgtagacctgcaccaggctgggaagactgaatctgcaataggtaagcagcttggtttgaagaaatcaactgtgggagcaattattaggaaatggaagacatacaagaccactgataatctccatcgatctggggctccacgcaagatctcaccccgtggggtcaaaatgatcacaagaacggtgagcaaaaatcccagaaccacacggggggacctagtgaatgacctgcagagagctgggaccaaagtaacaaagcctaccatcagtaacacactacgccgccagggactcaaatcctgcagtgccagacgtgtccccctgcttaagccagtacatgtccaggcccgtctgaagtttgctagagtgcatttggatgatccagaagaagattgggagaatgtcatatggtcagatgaaaccaaagtagaactttttggtaaaaactcaactcgttgtgtttggaggacaaagaatgctgagttgcatccaaagaacaccatacctactgtgaagcatgggggtggaaaaatcatgctttggggctgtttttctgcaaagggaccaggacgactgatccgtgtaaaggaaagaatgaatggggccatgtatcgtgagattttgagtgaaaacctccttcctcagcaagagcattgaagatggatcgtggctgggtctttcagcatgacaacgaacacagccagggcaaaggagtggttccgtaagaagcatctcaaggtcctggagtggcctagccagtctccagacctgaacccaatagaaaatctttggagggagctgaaagtccgtattgcccagcgacagccccgaaaactgaaggatctggaggtggtctgtatggagtagtgggccaaaatccctgctgcagtgtgtgcaaacctggtcaagacctacaggaaacatatgatctctgtaattgcaaacaaaggtttctgtaccaaatattacgttctgcttttctgatgtatcaaatacttatgtcatgcaataaaatgcaaattaattacttaaaaatcataatgtgattttctggatttttgttttagattccgtctctcacagttgaagtgtacctatgataaaaaataacagacctctacatgctttgtaagtaggaaaacctgcaaaatcggcagtttatcaaatacttgttctccccactgtatacacacacacacacacacacacacacacaaccggtaaaacgttttagaacaccttggAAGCCAGTTAcccacattcaagggtttttgcaaggatctgtacataattcctggaagctgaaaatgtcccagttcttccatggcctgcatactcaccagacatgtcacccgttgagcatgttagggatgctctggatcgacgtgtacgacagcggattccagttcccgccaatatacaGCACCAGCCATTGAAGAGGTGTGGGACAACATTGACAGTCCACAATCAAAAGCCTAATCTACTCTATACGAAGgaaatgtgttgcgctgcatggggcaaatggtggtcaccagatattgactggttttctgatccacacttttttttaaaggtatctctgaccaacagatgcatatctgtattcccagtcatatgaaatcaatagattatggcctaatgaattcatttcaattgactgatttacttatatgaactgtaactcagtaaaatctttgaaattgttgcatgttgcgtagtatattttttgtaaagtataattCTGCCTTTCCAAATGATCACCTATTAGTCTACGTATAACACCAGAATTTACATCCACAAGATCAATAATAAAGAGTAGACAGTAGATAAACTGACTGAATATGTGAAGGATATGTTTTCCTTTTAAGTAGGGTGAGGATTGGCAAAGTGGGACACTTTCTGAATATTTGCTTTCCGGAAAACCTTATAGAATCATCTCATTGTCTTAACCCCCAACATGATACTATTCTAGATAGCTTAAGAACTCTACTACACTATGCAAACCAGAAAATAATGAAATAACTAACGTGTATGTGTGTCCTCAGATCAGGAGTGCAAGGGGCTGGTTCGGGCGTGTCTTCAGTCGCTGGGCAACacctcatcccctccctctcttttctcctgtCATCTGCCTGATGACTCTCTCTTGTGTTTGCGCCTCATAATTCCCCTAGGAAACCTGtaagggaaatagagagacgagAGGTTCATCTTAATGACAGTTCCAGGGGGCAAGTATTGAAACAATCACCATGCAAGAGGCTACAGAGAACTGGTGTATGTGTCCTCTCCTCTTTCAGCAGTCAGGTTGGAGTCTCTTCTGCTCCTCTTCTGTTTGTTGGCTTCAATGGTGTTCatcctcatctcctctcatcttctTCAACTTCTCCACCAAGATCACAAGGAAGCAATGGTGTGCTATGTTAATCACTCTGTATTATTGATGTACACGTGTCACACGTGACAAAATGTTTACCATCCATTTTTACGGTGTTCAAATTTATTTATGTTAGCTCAAGTTTCACTGTAATATAGAATAACCAAATATTTTTACCCATATTTTAAGATGGCACAATATGGGCATTGTATGGTATGCAATGGTCATCACACTGGTTTAATGATCTACTAAAAAACATATCAAGCTCACTGTTACATTCCCCATCAAGACAACCAACATTTTTTTtcactcaaacagaagggggaactaacaaagtcactgacaagaaataaaacaaaacaggtggggttttaggaggggttctgaaagacactcatggggttgtccactgaaagttgactagcaacaactgggacctaaaagacagtggtggaaaaagtacccaattgtcatacttgattaaaagtaaagataccttaataaaaaatgactcaagtaaaagtgaaagtcacgcagtaaaatcctacttgagtaaaagtatttggtttaaaatatactttatcacaagtaaatgtaattgctaaaatgtgcttaagtatcaaaagtaaaagtataaatcatttcaaattccttatattaagctaaccagactgcaccattttcttgttttttatttatttacagatagccaggggcacgctccaacactcagacataatttacaaacttagcatgtgtttagtgagtctgccagatcagaggcagtagggatgaccagggatgttctcttgataagtgtgtgaattacaccattttcctgtcctgctaagcattgaaaatgtaatgagtacttgtgggtgtcaggggaaatgtatggagtaaaaggtacatcattttctttaggaatgtagtgaagtaaaagtagacaaaaatataaatagtaaagtaaagtacagatgccccaaaaaactacttaagtaaaaatacttgaaagtactacttaagtactaTACACCACtgctaaaagacacccaccatgagcgcccactaaatttgcccactaacaggcaaacaaaagaaaaatccTATACTGGGATATGACTGGCACAGTGAACATACTCATAACAATGATACAGTAGACAGCAAATTGACCTTAAGAATCTATAGCATGCAGGTGGgtctgtaaaacatttttttgattGACTTAAacgggtttcccaaactcgtcTTCTGCACAGTTACTTTTTGCATCTTTTTttgcaggggaagcaaaatagtttTGCCAGGGCGGCTGTGATCCGCGGGAGGAGAGCCTGTTTTTTTTCTTCGGCTCATCTGCAGCCACGGTACCTGAACAGGTGACAGAGAACAGGGCATGAAATCAGGGTCGTCTTCATTAGGGCACACAGGCATTTGTTATTGGCAAGTTCAAGGAAGTTCCTCCCTGTTTTAGTCTGTCTTCCAGTTAGTGGCTAATGAATAAGACCCTGATAACTTCATCATAGTCTCCCGTCCTTACATTCCAATAGTGTGCTGAAGACAGATGCACATGTTGACTGACAGAAATGAGGACTTACTATCATTGCCAAGAGGAGCCACCTTGTTCTTCTTCTGGTCCTTGTTATTTCCTCGCTTCCTCTCCTGACTTCCTCACTTCTTCCTTCATAGCCTCTTTCTTCTtagtagagagagaaacagatatgaGTCGATGCCTCACAATCAAACTGCCCAATTAACTAA from the Coregonus clupeaformis isolate EN_2021a unplaced genomic scaffold, ASM2061545v1 scaf0571, whole genome shotgun sequence genome contains:
- the LOC121532555 gene encoding ATP-dependent RNA helicase DDX39A; this translates as MAENDVDNELLDYEEDEEPQVAPETATPAGKKEVKGSYVSIHSSGFRDFLLKPELLRAIVDCGFEHPSEVQHECIPQAILGMDILCQAKSGMGKTAVFVLATLQQIEPVDGQVSVLVMCHTRELAFQISKEYERFSKYMPTVKAAVFFGGLSIKKDEDVLKKNCPHTGVGTPGRILALIRNKTLNLKNVKHFVLDECDKMLEQLVHRRCVALSQLLVEQNFPAIHRGMAQEERLSRYQQFKDFQRRILVATNLFGRGMDIERVNIVFNYYMPEDSDTYLHRVARAGRFGTKGLAVTFVSDETDAKTLNDVQDRFEVNEAELPEEIDISIYNQECKGLVRACLQSLGNTSSPPSLFSCHLPDDSLLCLRLIIPLGNL